The Amycolatopsis sp. DG1A-15b genome window below encodes:
- a CDS encoding maleylpyruvate isomerase N-terminal domain-containing protein: MTVEQWHQVRAALPEVGGRFADLLTGVGDPHARALGEWSIAEAASHVGMIALMYTAMIRGDGGPLPLPGLEEPIDTASVDTISRMNALALELHPERDPVRLAARLRADIAEVLLVSADLDPEKPVWWLGGSRVPVAGVLAHLVNEMLIHGLDIARVLGQPWRIPARLEALFLELFLFGMVRNDMGHLLDDATPSPRRIAVEFRSAYTRPAVLALQHGGLRYEEPDGTADVRLRFDPAVLVPMMFGRISHLRAALLGGVRIGGPRPWLLPAFLRTVRMP; the protein is encoded by the coding sequence GTGACGGTCGAACAGTGGCACCAGGTGCGCGCGGCTCTGCCCGAGGTCGGCGGCCGGTTCGCCGACCTGCTGACCGGGGTCGGGGACCCGCACGCGCGAGCGCTCGGCGAGTGGTCGATCGCCGAAGCGGCGTCGCACGTGGGGATGATCGCGCTGATGTACACGGCGATGATCCGCGGCGACGGCGGCCCGCTCCCGCTGCCGGGTCTCGAAGAGCCGATCGACACGGCGAGCGTCGACACGATCTCCCGGATGAACGCGCTCGCGCTGGAGCTCCACCCGGAACGCGACCCGGTCCGGCTGGCCGCGCGGCTGCGCGCGGACATCGCCGAGGTGCTGCTGGTCAGCGCGGACCTCGACCCGGAGAAGCCGGTCTGGTGGCTGGGCGGCTCCCGGGTGCCGGTGGCGGGCGTCCTCGCTCACCTGGTCAACGAAATGCTGATCCACGGCCTCGACATCGCCCGCGTCCTCGGGCAGCCGTGGCGCATCCCCGCGCGGCTCGAGGCGCTGTTCCTGGAGCTGTTCCTGTTCGGCATGGTCCGCAACGACATGGGCCACCTCCTCGACGACGCGACGCCGTCGCCGCGTCGCATCGCGGTGGAGTTCCGGTCGGCGTACACGAGACCGGCGGTGCTGGCGCTCCAGCACGGAGGGCTGCGGTACGAGGAGCCGGACGGCACCGCGGACGTCCGGCTGCGGTTCGACCCGGCGGTGCTGGTGCCGATGATGTTCGGCCGGATTTCCCACCTCCGCGCGGCCCTGCTCGGCGGCGTGCGAATCGGCGGCCCGCGGCCGTGGCTGCTGCCGGCGTTCCTGCGGACGGTCCGGATGCCCTAG
- a CDS encoding small ribosomal subunit Rsm22 family protein: protein MAVLPDDLSSALDAELARHPVARLTQAVDRLSTRYRQGDAATSPILSSEADVAAYAGYRMPATYAAVHAVLAEAASRAPGFEPRTQVDVGGGTGAAVWAAAAVWPSLVRCTVLEQVAGAVGLGKRLASGAGRAAVRDAEWRRGFVDPAAPAPEADLVTLSYVLGELPDATRADVVRWLAAKSGTVALIEPGTPAGYERIRAARAQLIELGRHVVAPCPHDAACPIVPGEDWCHFATRLPRSGLHRKLKAGTLGFEDEKFAYVVASRTTPERPDARIIRHPKKHKGWVALDLCTPDGLKPGVAVSKKQGPRYRAARDAEWGDGWSSA, encoded by the coding sequence GTGGCGGTACTCCCCGACGATCTCTCCTCCGCGCTCGACGCCGAGCTGGCCCGGCACCCCGTGGCCCGGCTGACCCAGGCCGTCGACCGGCTCAGCACGCGCTACCGCCAAGGTGACGCGGCCACTTCGCCGATCCTCAGCTCCGAAGCCGACGTCGCCGCGTACGCCGGCTATCGCATGCCCGCGACCTACGCCGCCGTGCACGCTGTGCTCGCCGAAGCCGCGTCACGCGCTCCCGGCTTCGAGCCGCGTACCCAGGTCGACGTCGGCGGGGGTACCGGTGCCGCCGTCTGGGCGGCCGCGGCCGTGTGGCCTTCGCTGGTCCGGTGCACCGTGCTGGAGCAGGTTGCCGGAGCCGTCGGGCTCGGCAAGCGGCTCGCCTCCGGCGCCGGACGAGCCGCGGTCCGGGACGCCGAATGGCGGCGCGGGTTCGTCGACCCCGCCGCGCCGGCGCCGGAAGCCGACCTCGTCACGCTGTCCTACGTGCTCGGCGAACTGCCGGACGCCACCCGGGCCGACGTCGTGCGCTGGCTGGCCGCCAAGTCCGGAACGGTCGCGCTGATCGAGCCCGGCACGCCGGCAGGCTACGAGCGGATCCGCGCCGCCCGCGCGCAGCTGATCGAGCTCGGCCGGCACGTCGTCGCGCCGTGCCCGCACGATGCCGCGTGCCCGATCGTGCCCGGCGAGGACTGGTGCCACTTCGCCACGCGGCTCCCCCGCTCGGGACTGCACCGGAAGCTCAAGGCGGGCACGCTCGGGTTCGAGGACGAGAAGTTCGCCTACGTCGTCGCGTCGCGGACCACGCCGGAGCGGCCGGACGCGCGGATCATCCGGCACCCGAAGAAGCACAAGGGCTGGGTGGCGCTCGACCTGTGCACGCCGGACGGCCTGAAGCCCGGCGTCGCCGTCTCGAAGAAGCAGGGCCCGCGGTACCGGGCGGCCCGGGACGCCGAGTGGGGCGACGGCTGGTCTTCCGCCTGA
- a CDS encoding dihydrofolate reductase family protein has product MKGPTTFTFVTEGPESALRQAKAAAGEDNVVLMGGGTTLRQFLLAGLVDELRLHVVPLLFGT; this is encoded by the coding sequence GTGAAGGGCCCGACGACTTTCACGTTCGTCACCGAAGGCCCCGAAAGCGCGCTGCGGCAGGCAAAAGCCGCGGCGGGCGAGGACAACGTGGTCCTGATGGGCGGCGGCACCACCCTGCGGCAGTTCCTGCTGGCCGGCTTGGTCGACGAGCTGCGCCTGCACGTCGTCCCGCTGCTGTTCGGCACCTGA
- a CDS encoding DUF6193 family natural product biosynthesis protein: protein MGESPYQDLVDAGGLEAVLRAACPGCDIDLLDARGAFGGFAATVSKGDRAVKVLPLVRERLFRVRHLLRGTHLSWLATTDLTEVTGSAAAWLGGATARELAAAWPFADFVDIADAYESGDRIELAWQFRRAYDRHDLGEFVEAAMREPRLRRMYPFTSMYWMSFRPTADEYRVPGPWVRSARDGRFTVVAKDRREEPGVTYDAAEAVRVCVAELDRLGVPSPGEVGRSPVRIVPTDPR, encoded by the coding sequence ATGGGGGAATCGCCGTATCAGGACCTCGTCGACGCCGGTGGTCTCGAGGCCGTGCTCCGGGCCGCGTGTCCCGGCTGCGACATCGATCTGCTGGACGCCCGGGGCGCCTTCGGCGGCTTTGCGGCCACGGTCAGCAAGGGCGACCGGGCGGTGAAGGTCTTGCCGCTCGTGCGCGAGCGGCTGTTCCGCGTGCGGCACCTCTTGCGCGGGACGCACCTGAGTTGGCTGGCCACGACCGACCTGACGGAGGTCACCGGCTCCGCCGCGGCTTGGCTCGGCGGCGCCACCGCGCGGGAGCTGGCCGCGGCGTGGCCGTTCGCCGACTTCGTCGACATCGCGGACGCGTACGAGAGCGGCGACCGGATCGAGCTCGCGTGGCAGTTCCGCCGCGCGTACGACCGGCACGACCTGGGCGAGTTCGTCGAGGCGGCGATGCGGGAGCCGAGGTTGCGGCGGATGTACCCGTTCACGTCGATGTACTGGATGTCCTTCCGGCCGACCGCGGACGAGTACCGGGTGCCCGGCCCGTGGGTGCGGTCGGCCCGCGACGGCCGGTTCACCGTCGTCGCGAAGGATCGGCGGGAGGAACCCGGCGTCACGTACGACGCCGCCGAAGCGGTCCGGGTGTGCGTGGCCGAGCTGGACCGCCTCGGCGTGCCGTCGCCCGGGGAGGTCGGGCGCTCCCCTGTCCGGATTGTCCCCACGGATCCGCGCTGA
- a CDS encoding CHAT domain-containing tetratricopeptide repeat protein: MVASPRVEDRVRDLHRRAVAATNNGQPVVGGRLIRSAARLLGLPATEPPEGWPAWPDLATRVLGTYAAVETALGHSARGLALLDEADALVSDAGRGILRQQRGLVLILIGRMDEALVCFDEAIPLLRQAGEFVVLARTLLNRAMLHQYAGRVRLALADLDQCEQIGAGHPEEDGLARIFAKAAHGRGQARVLTGDIPGALRDFDAASGFYAERSVGMLPVLAVDKARALLAAGLPHEAAAELDAALEQFPRLRMNQEHAEAELTRALAALASGDPAAARSWAGRAERRFRRRGNETWAAVAQLTVLRADFAAGRRIARVGAEATALADRLTALGLRNDAEIAALLAARARIALGDLDGARAGIAPRDRRTAPLENRLVRRLALAELGAATGHRRITFANARAGLTQLQRHRSRFGSVDLQTGTTSLGKELADAGLAAALAQRSPGVVFRWLDRSRAQAFRFRPVRPPSHPEIVDAVAELRFLSMQIRAGELAGKPDTQAVKRCAALEREIRAKGWQAEGVDVDHAEAKLREIGDELAATGSAMVCFLADRGALCAQVLANHRVALVELGPASAVAEPVARLHSDLDALCGRQLPPQLDRVIRRSVRTQVTALDAVLLAPLASRLGDLDVVVVPTGALSAIPWGLLPTLHGRPVTVTPSSSAWFDAGRRSGRATGAPLLVAGSDLTHAEAEVTRLAPLYPDAEVLIGPDATVAATLKAFDGCRLAHFAAHGHHEQENVLFSRLNLADGPLMAYDVQQLATAPEQVVLSSCDVGQAVVRAGDEVLGFTAALLYGGSRTVVSSVARVDDRTAGGVMLAFHQALAVGTPPARALADAAKAEPLMPFVCFGRS; the protein is encoded by the coding sequence GTGGTCGCGTCGCCGAGGGTCGAAGACCGGGTCCGCGACCTGCACCGGCGGGCGGTCGCGGCGACCAACAACGGCCAGCCGGTGGTCGGCGGCCGGCTGATCCGGTCCGCCGCGCGGCTGCTCGGCCTGCCCGCCACCGAACCACCGGAAGGGTGGCCGGCGTGGCCCGATCTCGCGACGCGCGTGCTCGGCACCTACGCGGCCGTCGAAACGGCGCTGGGCCACAGCGCCCGCGGGCTCGCGCTGCTCGACGAGGCCGACGCCCTCGTGTCGGACGCCGGGCGCGGGATCCTGCGCCAGCAACGGGGTCTCGTGCTCATCCTGATCGGCCGGATGGACGAAGCCCTGGTGTGCTTCGACGAGGCCATCCCGCTGCTGCGGCAGGCCGGCGAGTTCGTCGTGCTCGCCAGGACGCTGCTCAACCGCGCGATGCTGCACCAGTACGCCGGGCGGGTCCGGCTCGCGCTCGCCGACCTCGACCAGTGCGAGCAGATCGGGGCCGGCCATCCCGAAGAAGACGGCCTGGCCCGGATCTTCGCCAAGGCCGCGCACGGCCGCGGCCAGGCGCGGGTGCTCACCGGTGACATCCCCGGCGCCCTGCGCGACTTCGACGCGGCGAGCGGGTTCTACGCCGAGCGGAGCGTCGGGATGCTGCCGGTGCTCGCCGTCGACAAGGCGCGGGCGCTGCTGGCCGCCGGGCTGCCGCACGAAGCCGCCGCCGAACTGGACGCCGCGCTCGAGCAGTTCCCGCGGCTGCGGATGAACCAGGAACACGCCGAAGCCGAGCTGACCAGGGCGCTGGCCGCGCTGGCGAGCGGCGATCCGGCGGCGGCGCGCAGCTGGGCCGGTCGGGCCGAACGCCGGTTTCGCCGTCGCGGCAACGAAACCTGGGCGGCGGTGGCGCAGCTGACGGTGCTGCGCGCGGACTTCGCGGCCGGGCGGCGGATCGCCCGCGTCGGCGCGGAGGCGACCGCGCTGGCCGACCGGCTCACGGCGCTGGGCCTGCGCAACGACGCGGAGATCGCGGCCCTGCTGGCCGCCCGGGCCCGGATCGCCCTCGGCGACCTCGACGGCGCCCGAGCCGGGATCGCCCCGCGCGACCGCCGGACCGCGCCGCTGGAAAACCGCCTGGTCCGGCGGCTCGCGCTGGCCGAGCTCGGGGCCGCGACCGGCCACCGGCGCATCACGTTCGCGAACGCGCGGGCCGGGCTGACGCAGCTGCAGCGGCACCGCAGCCGGTTCGGCAGCGTCGACCTGCAGACCGGGACGACGTCGCTGGGCAAGGAACTCGCCGACGCGGGGCTCGCCGCCGCGCTCGCCCAGCGCTCGCCGGGCGTGGTGTTCCGCTGGCTCGACCGCTCCCGTGCCCAGGCGTTCCGGTTCCGGCCGGTGCGCCCGCCGTCCCACCCCGAGATCGTCGACGCCGTCGCCGAGCTGCGGTTCCTCTCGATGCAGATCCGCGCGGGCGAGCTGGCCGGGAAGCCGGACACCCAGGCCGTGAAGCGGTGTGCCGCGCTGGAACGGGAGATCCGCGCCAAGGGCTGGCAGGCCGAAGGCGTGGACGTCGACCACGCCGAAGCGAAGCTGCGCGAGATCGGCGACGAGCTCGCGGCGACCGGCAGCGCGATGGTCTGCTTCCTCGCCGACCGCGGCGCGTTGTGCGCGCAGGTGCTCGCGAACCACCGGGTGGCGCTGGTCGAGCTCGGCCCGGCGTCGGCCGTGGCGGAGCCGGTCGCGCGGCTGCACAGCGACCTCGACGCGTTGTGCGGGCGCCAGCTGCCGCCGCAGCTGGACCGGGTGATCCGCCGTTCGGTGCGGACGCAGGTCACCGCGCTGGACGCGGTCTTGCTGGCCCCGCTGGCGTCCCGGCTCGGCGACCTCGACGTCGTCGTCGTGCCGACCGGTGCGCTTTCGGCGATCCCGTGGGGACTGCTGCCGACGCTGCACGGCCGCCCGGTGACGGTCACGCCGTCGTCGTCGGCCTGGTTCGACGCGGGCCGCCGGTCCGGCCGGGCGACCGGAGCGCCGCTGCTCGTCGCGGGCTCCGACCTGACCCACGCGGAGGCGGAGGTCACCCGGCTGGCGCCGCTCTACCCGGACGCCGAGGTCCTGATCGGCCCGGACGCGACGGTCGCGGCCACGCTCAAGGCGTTCGACGGCTGCCGCCTGGCCCACTTCGCCGCGCACGGCCACCACGAGCAGGAGAACGTGCTGTTTTCCCGGCTCAACCTGGCCGACGGGCCGTTGATGGCCTACGACGTCCAGCAGCTGGCGACGGCACCGGAGCAGGTGGTGCTGTCGTCGTGCGACGTCGGCCAGGCGGTGGTCCGCGCGGGCGACGAAGTCCTCGGCTTCACGGCGGCGCTGCTCTACGGCGGCAGCCGCACGGTGGTCTCGAGCGTGGCCCGCGTCGACGACCGCACCGCCGGCGGCGTGATGCTGGCGTTCCACCAGGCGCTGGCGGTCGGCACGCCCCCGGCCCGGGCCCTGGCGGACGCGGCCAAGGCGGAGCCGCTGATGCCGTTCGTCTGCTTCGGCCGCAGCTGA